In a genomic window of Streptomyces pristinaespiralis:
- a CDS encoding MarR family winged helix-turn-helix transcriptional regulator yields the protein MPDLSHGTDADVAAVNSLRSAVMRLGRRLKHQRVDESLSPTEMSVLGTLARCGSATPGELARKEHVQPPSMTRIVALLEAKGLVRLEPHPDDRRQKVVSQTEQATTMLEESRRKRNAWLASLAEGLDDEEWAKLREAAPVLEKLAHLQ from the coding sequence ATGCCTGACCTGTCCCACGGTACTGACGCGGACGTCGCCGCCGTGAACTCGCTCCGCTCGGCCGTCATGCGGCTGGGCCGCCGCCTGAAGCACCAGCGCGTCGACGAGTCGCTGAGCCCCACCGAGATGTCGGTGCTCGGCACTCTCGCCCGCTGCGGCTCGGCCACACCCGGTGAGCTGGCCCGCAAGGAACACGTACAGCCGCCGTCGATGACCCGCATCGTGGCGCTGCTCGAGGCCAAGGGACTCGTCCGGCTCGAGCCGCATCCCGACGACCGCCGGCAGAAGGTGGTCAGCCAGACCGAACAGGCAACGACCATGCTCGAGGAGTCCCGCCGCAAGCGGAACGCCTGGCTGGCCTCGCTCGCCGAAGGTCTGGACGACGAGGAGTGGGCGAAGCTGCGCGAGGCCGCCCCCGTCCTGGAGAAGCTCGCACACCTGCAGTGA
- a CDS encoding helix-turn-helix domain-containing protein: MAALFGSRVRRLRTAAGLTQAQLGAKTHVVSTRITQVERASGARPTLELARALDAALGADGLLVDLWPHVYRESFPDWSRTFMAYSAQAAAIRQYTGHVVPGLLQTEEYARAVLSVGLSHRNEEHLEERLTARLERQKRLDPPDPPELLAILDETVLRKRIGGDDVMRRQLARLLEAAAQPHITVLVLPFDEGAHDVLGGSLTVLTLPDGSEVAYTEGADHGQLFEDPADVRRFAVAYDRLRAAALPPRRSLHMIRSAMEEDYRDPNLPSRSARRRLAQEQLQQSGGRRLRRGGRRNPRRGSGT, translated from the coding sequence ATGGCCGCGCTCTTCGGCAGCCGGGTCCGCCGGCTGCGGACGGCCGCCGGCCTGACGCAGGCCCAACTGGGCGCGAAGACCCATGTGGTGAGCACCCGCATCACACAGGTCGAGCGGGCGTCCGGCGCCCGGCCGACACTGGAGCTCGCGCGGGCGCTCGACGCGGCGCTCGGAGCGGACGGGCTGCTGGTGGACCTGTGGCCGCACGTCTACCGGGAGTCGTTCCCCGACTGGTCACGGACGTTCATGGCGTACTCGGCGCAGGCGGCGGCGATTCGCCAGTACACCGGGCACGTCGTGCCGGGTCTGCTGCAGACAGAGGAGTACGCGCGGGCCGTGCTGAGCGTCGGCCTGTCCCACCGGAACGAGGAGCACCTGGAGGAGCGGCTGACCGCCCGGCTGGAACGGCAGAAGCGGCTCGACCCGCCCGACCCCCCGGAACTGCTGGCGATCCTCGACGAGACGGTGCTGCGCAAGCGGATCGGCGGGGACGACGTCATGCGACGCCAGCTCGCGCGTCTGCTGGAAGCCGCCGCCCAGCCGCACATCACCGTACTGGTCCTGCCGTTCGACGAGGGCGCGCACGACGTGCTGGGCGGTTCGCTGACCGTGCTGACCCTGCCGGACGGATCCGAAGTCGCCTACACGGAAGGCGCGGACCACGGCCAACTCTTCGAAGATCCGGCCGATGTGCGGCGTTTCGCGGTGGCCTACGATCGGCTCCGGGCAGCGGCCCTGCCCCCGCGCAGGTCGCTCCACATGATCCGATCCGCGATGGAGGAGGACTACCGTGACCCGAATCTCCCTTCCCGGTCCGCGCGACGCCGCCTGGCGCAAGAGCAGTTACAGCAATCAGGAGGGCGGCGACTGCGTCGAGGTGGCCGACGGAATCCCCGGCGTGGTTCCGGTACGTGA
- a CDS encoding VOC family protein produces the protein MPVTTVQLNHTAVYAKDRRLSAEFIAAILGVEVAAPFGPFLPVDLGNGVTLDYYELTDEPIQAQHYAFLVPDEQFDAMIARLEAVGVTYYADPDHTEPGAINRLFGGRGAYFDDPSGHNMEIMTRPYARP, from the coding sequence ATGCCCGTCACCACCGTCCAGTTGAACCACACCGCCGTGTACGCCAAGGACCGGCGGTTGTCGGCCGAGTTCATCGCCGCGATCCTGGGCGTCGAAGTCGCCGCGCCGTTCGGGCCGTTCCTGCCCGTTGACCTCGGCAACGGCGTGACGCTCGACTACTACGAGCTGACCGACGAGCCGATCCAGGCCCAGCACTACGCGTTCCTGGTGCCCGACGAGCAGTTCGACGCGATGATCGCCCGCCTGGAGGCGGTCGGCGTCACGTACTACGCCGACCCGGACCACACCGAACCGGGCGCGATCAACCGGTTGTTCGGCGGTCGCGGCGCGTACTTCGACGACCCGAGCGGCCACAACATGGAGATCATGACCCGGCCCTACGCCCGGCCGTAG
- a CDS encoding HAD-IC family P-type ATPase, with amino-acid sequence MTQRADMGRGPEPEGPVIDAGAELDPVHPRRPPGRRPPATGLTSAEVAERVARGEVNDVPVRSSRSAVDIVRANVLTRFNAIIGVLWVIMFFVAPIQDSLFGFVIIANTGIGIIQELRAKKTLDSLAVIGEARPRVRRDGVATAVSTSEIVLGDLVELGPGDKVVVDGEIVEADNLEVDESLLTGEADPVLKHPGDQVMSGSFVVAGGGAFTATKVGREAYAAQLAEEASRFTLVHSELRSGISTILKYVTWMMVPTAIGLIISQLVAKGDNFKDSVARTVGGIVPMIPEGLVLLTSVAFAIGVIRLGRKQCLVQELPAIEGLARVDVVCLDKTGTLTEGGMDVTELRTLDGADEQHVRAVLGALGASDPRPNASLQAVIAAYPDGGEHRCTAALPFSSARKYSGATLADGAGVSSTWLLGAPDVLLPAGNPSLAEVDQLNRQGLRVLLLARAEGTLDDPKEKTAAALVVLEQRLRPDASATLRYFADQDVAAKVISGDNAVAVGAVAAKLGLPGAGSTLDARKLPAEREAMGAELDGAAVFGRVSPQQKRDMVGALQARGHTVAMTGDGVNDVLALKDADIGVAMGSGSEATKAVAQIVLLNNSFATLPSVVAEGRRVIGNITRVATLFLTKTVYSVLLAILVVCSQVEYPFLPRHLTLLSTLTIGVPAFFLALAPNKERAKPHFVRRVMRYAVPAGVIAAAATFSAYLLARSHYTGPASLSAETSVATLTLFLVAMWVLAIIARPYTWWRIGLVATMGLGFLLVLTVPWLQDFFALKLVGTTMPWTAVVIAAVGAALLELSWRVVGRRFPA; translated from the coding sequence ATGACGCAGCGGGCGGACATGGGCCGCGGCCCGGAGCCGGAAGGACCCGTCATCGACGCGGGCGCAGAACTCGACCCCGTACACCCCCGGCGACCACCGGGCCGCAGGCCGCCCGCCACCGGTCTGACGTCCGCCGAGGTGGCGGAGCGGGTCGCGCGGGGCGAGGTCAACGACGTACCCGTCCGCAGTTCACGTTCCGCCGTCGACATCGTCCGCGCCAACGTCCTCACGCGCTTCAACGCCATCATCGGCGTTCTCTGGGTGATCATGTTCTTCGTCGCGCCGATCCAGGACAGCCTGTTCGGCTTCGTGATCATCGCCAACACCGGTATCGGCATCATCCAGGAACTGCGTGCCAAGAAGACCCTGGACTCCCTCGCGGTCATCGGCGAGGCGAGACCGAGAGTCCGCCGCGACGGTGTCGCCACCGCGGTCTCCACCTCCGAGATCGTCCTCGGCGACCTGGTGGAACTCGGCCCCGGCGACAAGGTCGTCGTCGACGGCGAGATCGTGGAGGCCGACAACCTGGAGGTCGACGAGTCGCTGCTGACGGGCGAGGCCGACCCCGTCCTCAAACACCCAGGCGACCAGGTCATGTCCGGCAGCTTCGTGGTCGCGGGCGGCGGCGCGTTCACGGCCACGAAGGTCGGGCGCGAGGCGTACGCGGCGCAGCTCGCGGAGGAGGCGTCCCGCTTCACGCTCGTCCACTCCGAACTGCGCTCCGGGATCTCCACGATCCTCAAGTACGTGACGTGGATGATGGTCCCGACCGCGATCGGACTGATCATCAGCCAGCTGGTGGCGAAGGGCGACAACTTCAAGGACTCCGTCGCGAGGACCGTCGGCGGCATCGTGCCGATGATCCCCGAAGGGCTCGTCCTCCTCACGTCCGTCGCCTTCGCGATCGGCGTCATCCGCCTGGGCCGCAAGCAGTGCCTGGTGCAGGAGCTCCCCGCCATCGAGGGCCTCGCCCGCGTCGACGTCGTCTGCCTCGACAAGACCGGCACCCTCACGGAGGGCGGCATGGACGTCACCGAACTGCGGACGCTGGACGGCGCGGACGAGCAGCACGTGCGGGCGGTGCTGGGCGCCCTCGGGGCGTCCGACCCGCGCCCGAACGCCTCGCTCCAGGCCGTCATCGCGGCCTACCCGGACGGCGGGGAGCACCGCTGCACCGCCGCGCTGCCCTTCTCCTCGGCCCGCAAGTACAGCGGCGCGACCCTCGCGGACGGCGCCGGCGTGAGTTCCACGTGGCTGCTCGGCGCGCCCGATGTCCTGCTGCCCGCCGGGAACCCGTCCCTCGCCGAGGTCGACCAGCTCAACCGGCAGGGGCTGCGGGTGCTGCTGCTCGCGCGGGCGGAAGGCACGCTGGACGATCCAAAGGAGAAGACGGCGGCCGCCCTGGTGGTGCTCGAGCAGCGCCTGCGCCCCGACGCGTCGGCGACCCTGCGCTACTTCGCCGACCAGGACGTCGCGGCGAAGGTCATCTCGGGCGACAACGCCGTCGCGGTCGGCGCGGTCGCGGCCAAGCTCGGCCTGCCGGGCGCCGGCTCGACGCTCGACGCGCGCAAACTGCCGGCCGAGCGCGAGGCGATGGGCGCGGAGCTGGACGGGGCGGCGGTCTTCGGCCGGGTCAGTCCGCAGCAGAAGCGCGACATGGTCGGCGCGCTCCAGGCGCGCGGCCACACCGTCGCGATGACCGGCGACGGCGTCAACGACGTCCTCGCGCTGAAGGACGCGGACATCGGCGTGGCGATGGGGTCGGGCTCGGAGGCGACGAAGGCCGTCGCGCAGATCGTGCTGCTGAACAACAGCTTCGCGACGCTGCCTTCGGTGGTCGCTGAGGGCCGCCGGGTCATCGGCAACATCACCCGCGTCGCGACGCTGTTCCTGACGAAGACGGTGTACTCGGTGCTCCTGGCGATCCTCGTGGTCTGCAGCCAGGTCGAGTACCCCTTCCTGCCCCGGCACCTGACCCTGCTCTCCACCCTTACCATCGGTGTCCCCGCCTTCTTCCTGGCGCTCGCGCCCAACAAGGAGCGCGCCAAGCCCCACTTCGTCCGTCGGGTGATGCGCTACGCCGTGCCGGCGGGCGTGATCGCGGCGGCGGCGACGTTCTCCGCGTATCTGCTGGCCCGCTCCCACTACACGGGCCCGGCCTCGCTGTCCGCGGAGACGAGCGTGGCGACGCTGACCCTGTTCCTGGTCGCGATGTGGGTCCTCGCGATCATCGCCCGCCCGTACACGTGGTGGCGGATCGGCCTGGTGGCGACGATGGGGCTGGGCTTCCTGCTGGTGCTGACGGTGCCGTGGCTCCAGGACTTCTTCGCACTGAAGCTGGTGGGCACGACGATGCCGTGGACGGCCGTGGTGATCGCGGCGGTGGGGGCGGCGCTGCTGGAGCTGTCGTGGCGGGTGGTGGGGCGGCGCTTCCCCGCGTAG
- a CDS encoding NCS2 family permease: MSPTAIAEVGSPGLPPTPPQPSGGLDRFFKITERGSSVAREVRGGFATFFAMAYILVLNPIILGSAKDMYGHQLDGGQLVTATVLTAAFSTLLMGVIGNVPIALAAGLGVNTVVALQLAPQMSWADAMGMVVLAGVVVMLLVATGLRERVMNAVPLGLRKAIAIGIGLFIMLIGLVDSGFITRIPDAAHTTVPLQLGTGGHLLGWPVLVFALGTLLTLALIIRKVPGAILISIVVMTAIAMIIHAVADIESWGLTTPEWPGNPLSTPDFGLLGQVSLFGGFEKVGLLTGVLFVFTVLLSCFFDAMGTILAVGDEAKLMDKDGNYPGINKVLVVDGLAVAAGGAASCSANTCFVESTAGVGEGARTGLSSVVTGALFSLALFLTPLATMVPSQAATPALVAVGFLILAGSVKDIDWSDFTIAAPAFLAMVMMPFTYSITHGIGIGFITFSVLRLAVGRGREVPAAMYAVSAVFVFYYAMPALGLT, translated from the coding sequence ATGTCCCCCACGGCCATCGCCGAGGTCGGCTCTCCCGGCCTGCCGCCCACGCCCCCGCAGCCGTCCGGCGGGCTGGACCGCTTCTTCAAGATCACCGAACGCGGCTCCTCGGTCGCCCGCGAGGTCCGGGGCGGATTCGCCACCTTCTTCGCGATGGCCTACATCCTCGTGCTGAACCCGATCATCCTCGGCAGCGCCAAGGACATGTACGGCCACCAGCTCGACGGCGGCCAGCTGGTCACCGCCACCGTACTGACCGCGGCCTTCTCGACCCTCCTGATGGGCGTCATCGGCAACGTCCCGATCGCGCTAGCGGCCGGACTGGGCGTCAACACGGTCGTCGCCCTCCAGCTCGCGCCCCAGATGTCCTGGGCGGACGCGATGGGCATGGTCGTGCTCGCCGGTGTCGTGGTGATGCTGCTGGTGGCCACCGGCCTGCGCGAGCGTGTGATGAACGCCGTTCCGCTCGGCCTGCGCAAGGCGATCGCGATCGGCATCGGCTTGTTCATCATGCTGATCGGCCTGGTGGACTCGGGCTTCATCACCCGCATCCCGGACGCCGCCCACACCACCGTCCCGCTCCAGCTGGGCACCGGCGGTCATCTGCTCGGCTGGCCGGTCCTGGTCTTCGCGCTGGGCACGCTGCTCACGCTCGCGCTGATCATCCGCAAGGTGCCCGGCGCGATCCTCATCTCGATCGTCGTCATGACGGCGATCGCGATGATCATCCATGCGGTGGCGGACATCGAGTCCTGGGGCCTGACGACGCCCGAGTGGCCGGGCAACCCGCTCTCGACGCCCGACTTCGGCCTGCTCGGCCAGGTCAGCCTGTTCGGCGGCTTCGAGAAGGTCGGCCTGCTGACCGGCGTCCTGTTCGTCTTCACCGTGCTGCTTTCCTGCTTCTTCGACGCGATGGGCACCATCCTCGCCGTCGGCGACGAGGCGAAGCTCATGGACAAGGACGGCAACTACCCGGGCATCAACAAGGTCCTGGTCGTCGACGGGCTCGCCGTCGCCGCGGGCGGCGCCGCGTCGTGCTCCGCCAACACCTGCTTCGTGGAGTCCACGGCCGGTGTCGGCGAAGGCGCCCGTACGGGCCTCTCGTCGGTCGTCACCGGCGCGCTCTTCTCGCTGGCGCTGTTCCTCACGCCGCTCGCCACGATGGTCCCCTCCCAGGCGGCGACGCCCGCGCTGGTGGCGGTCGGCTTCCTGATCCTGGCCGGTTCGGTCAAGGACATCGACTGGAGCGACTTCACGATCGCCGCGCCGGCGTTCCTGGCGATGGTGATGATGCCGTTCACCTACTCGATCACCCACGGCATCGGCATCGGCTTCATCACGTTCAGCGTGCTGCGCCTGGCGGTGGGACGCGGGCGCGAGGTGCCCGCGGCGATGTACGCGGTGTCGGCGGTGTTCGTCTTCTACTACGCCATGCCGGCTCTGGGTCTCACCTGA
- a CDS encoding PP2C family protein-serine/threonine phosphatase yields MCRTGQQPDPHGSDDEKTSNAAFAALLEDSAEELYESAPCGYLSTLMDGTIVKINSTLLGWLGLEPEAVVGRMRFTDLLTVGGKLYHETHFAPLLRMQGEIGGIALEIKQADGARMQALVSSVVKHGSTGEPVLIRTSVFDARDRRAYEEELLRARKVAEEAREQAEADRARLQDALAVLQQSLLPDSLPSVPGVETAAHYRTASPDRLGGDFYDLFPIDGKRFGFFLGDVCGKGPQAAAVTSLTRYTLRAAALHDPDPVSALSTLNKVLHERYTDGDPRYCTVVFGILTPDPAAGQVTVRLASGGHPPALVLRADGTADFLPTPGGLLVGILPSAPFTAATAVLGPCDTLLLYTDGLTEARTGEDRTTLYGDKALRDFTADHAGKPPHAVMQALTGLLDHFGDGLDDDCALLAFGVTAPAPRTDTPA; encoded by the coding sequence ATGTGCCGCACCGGGCAGCAGCCCGACCCACACGGGTCCGACGACGAGAAAACATCGAATGCGGCGTTCGCCGCGCTGCTGGAGGACAGCGCCGAGGAGTTGTACGAGAGTGCGCCCTGCGGGTATCTGTCCACGCTGATGGACGGCACCATCGTGAAAATCAACAGCACGCTGCTGGGTTGGCTCGGCTTGGAGCCGGAGGCGGTGGTGGGCCGGATGCGGTTCACCGACCTGCTGACCGTGGGCGGCAAGCTCTATCACGAGACACATTTCGCGCCGCTGCTGCGGATGCAGGGGGAAATCGGCGGCATAGCCCTGGAGATCAAGCAGGCCGACGGTGCCCGGATGCAGGCACTGGTCTCCTCCGTCGTCAAACATGGCAGTACCGGCGAGCCCGTGCTGATCCGCACCAGCGTCTTCGACGCACGCGACCGCCGCGCCTACGAAGAAGAACTTCTGCGTGCTCGGAAAGTTGCCGAGGAAGCACGTGAACAGGCGGAGGCCGACCGCGCCCGGCTGCAGGACGCCCTCGCCGTGCTCCAGCAGTCGCTGCTGCCCGACTCCTTGCCGTCGGTGCCCGGGGTGGAGACGGCCGCCCACTACCGCACCGCCTCTCCCGACCGCCTCGGCGGTGACTTCTACGATCTCTTCCCCATCGACGGCAAACGCTTCGGCTTCTTCCTCGGCGACGTGTGCGGCAAGGGGCCCCAGGCCGCCGCGGTCACTTCACTGACCCGCTACACACTGCGTGCCGCCGCCCTGCACGACCCCGACCCTGTCTCCGCCCTGTCCACCCTCAACAAGGTGCTCCACGAGCGTTACACCGACGGCGATCCGCGCTATTGCACCGTCGTCTTCGGGATCCTCACACCCGACCCCGCGGCCGGACAGGTCACCGTCCGACTCGCCTCGGGAGGCCATCCCCCGGCCCTCGTCCTGCGCGCCGACGGCACGGCCGACTTCCTGCCCACCCCTGGCGGCCTCCTCGTCGGCATCCTGCCCTCCGCGCCCTTCACCGCCGCCACCGCCGTCCTCGGCCCCTGTGACACCCTCTTGCTCTACACCGACGGCCTCACTGAAGCCCGCACCGGCGAAGACCGCACCACCCTGTACGGCGACAAGGCCCTGCGCGACTTCACCGCCGACCACGCAGGAAAGCCCCCGCATGCCGTCATGCAGGCACTGACCGGGCTGCTCGACCACTTCGGTGACGGACTCGACGACGACTGCGCCCTGCTTGCCTTCGGCGTCACCGCCCCCGCCCCCAGGACCGACACCCCCGCATGA
- a CDS encoding ATP-binding protein, which yields MGDAVLKTTTTSGEGPDQKPSAEEDPGRGEEFAALFGPTPRGARLARRVAVRHLAEWGHPADSDLSCTVALLVAELAGNAVRHGRVPGRDFRLRLVLEARRVRVEVSDASSAAPPTAVQAPGADEVSGRGLVLVDVLADRWGVEKRVPVGKTVWAEVTVGT from the coding sequence ATGGGCGACGCGGTGCTCAAGACCACGACCACATCGGGCGAGGGCCCGGACCAGAAGCCGTCGGCGGAGGAGGACCCCGGCAGGGGCGAGGAGTTCGCGGCCCTGTTCGGTCCGACACCCCGCGGGGCGCGGCTCGCGCGGCGCGTCGCCGTGCGGCACCTGGCCGAGTGGGGCCACCCCGCCGACTCGGACCTCTCGTGCACCGTCGCCCTGCTGGTGGCGGAACTGGCGGGCAACGCCGTTCGGCACGGGCGGGTGCCGGGGCGGGACTTCCGGCTCCGGCTGGTGCTGGAGGCACGGCGGGTCAGGGTCGAGGTCTCCGACGCCTCCTCGGCGGCACCCCCGACCGCCGTGCAGGCCCCCGGCGCCGACGAGGTGTCGGGTCGCGGTCTGGTGCTCGTGGACGTCCTGGCCGACCGGTGGGGTGTGGAGAAGCGCGTGCCCGTCGGCAAGACGGTCTGGGCGGAGGTGACGGTCGGGACGTGA
- a CDS encoding phytase: MTPRRPLCTAALVAGTALAAVAATVPAQAHPHGRADALPTVQPRAETATLHDDEAGGNANADDPAIWRNAADPDRSLVVATAKEGGLRVYDLDARQVQSIAAPAPATEDDAPGRFNNVDLLQGLRLGTGRADLAVVSDRGNDRLRFYRIDRDRPGGPLTDVTDPAAAPVFSSGQEEINEQATAYGLATWTDRSSGRSYALASRRNRTGIALLEITARPDGTVGYRKIRTVELPSAFRLPDGTSWSPCGEPGELPQVEGMVVDPANGMLYAGQERVGVWRMRADLTGTPVLVDKVREYGVPGTYDEETEECTPGADPGYGGTRLAADVEGLALLTEPDGDGYVIASGQGDNSFALYDREVGDRNEYEGGFRVTAASATLDGSEECDGAAVLGAPLGHRYPNGLLVVQDGHDAPADGDREATNFKFVDLADVLDTVD, from the coding sequence GTGACCCCGCGCCGCCCCCTTTGCACCGCCGCTCTCGTGGCGGGTACGGCCCTCGCGGCCGTCGCCGCGACCGTGCCCGCCCAGGCTCACCCGCACGGCCGGGCCGACGCCCTGCCCACCGTCCAGCCGCGGGCGGAGACGGCGACGCTCCACGACGACGAGGCGGGCGGCAACGCCAACGCCGACGACCCCGCGATCTGGCGCAACGCCGCCGACCCGGACCGCAGCCTCGTCGTCGCCACGGCGAAGGAGGGCGGCCTGCGGGTCTACGACCTCGACGCACGGCAGGTCCAGTCGATCGCGGCGCCGGCCCCGGCCACGGAGGACGACGCCCCCGGGCGCTTCAACAACGTCGATCTTCTCCAGGGCCTCCGGCTCGGAACGGGCCGGGCGGACCTCGCCGTCGTCAGCGACCGCGGCAACGACCGGCTGCGCTTCTACCGCATCGACCGCGACCGCCCCGGCGGCCCGCTGACCGATGTCACCGATCCCGCCGCCGCGCCCGTCTTCTCGTCGGGCCAGGAGGAGATCAACGAGCAGGCGACCGCGTACGGCCTGGCCACCTGGACCGACCGTTCCTCGGGCCGCTCCTACGCCCTGGCGAGCCGCCGCAACCGGACGGGCATCGCCCTGCTGGAGATCACCGCCCGCCCCGACGGCACGGTCGGCTACCGCAAGATCCGAACCGTCGAACTGCCCTCCGCCTTCCGCCTCCCCGACGGCACGTCCTGGTCCCCGTGCGGCGAGCCCGGTGAACTGCCGCAGGTCGAGGGCATGGTCGTCGACCCGGCGAACGGCATGCTCTACGCGGGGCAGGAGCGCGTGGGTGTCTGGCGGATGCGCGCCGACCTCACCGGCACGCCCGTCCTCGTCGACAAGGTCCGCGAGTACGGCGTCCCCGGAACGTACGACGAGGAGACGGAGGAGTGCACGCCCGGCGCCGACCCGGGCTACGGCGGCACCCGCCTGGCCGCCGACGTCGAAGGGCTGGCCCTGCTCACGGAGCCGGACGGTGACGGCTATGTGATCGCCTCCGGCCAGGGCGACAACAGCTTCGCCCTCTACGACCGCGAGGTCGGCGACCGCAACGAGTACGAGGGCGGCTTCCGCGTCACCGCCGCCTCCGCCACCCTCGACGGCTCGGAGGAGTGCGACGGCGCGGCCGTGCTGGGCGCCCCGCTCGGCCACCGTTACCCGAACGGTCTGCTCGTCGTCCAGGACGGCCACGACGCTCCCGCAGACGGTGACCGCGAGGCGACCAACTTCAAGTTCGTCGACCTGGCCGACGTCCTCGACACCGTCGACTGA
- a CDS encoding STAS domain-containing protein produces the protein MSPLQITAREAVTGPVLGIVGQLDYTTATELRDRLTTLTLRPGQRLVLDLEGMDFCDSSGLTALIAARNLAHAARADVALVAVPANTLRVLRIVGLDQIFPLHPDSDAATQP, from the coding sequence ATGAGCCCGCTGCAGATCACCGCTCGAGAAGCCGTGACCGGTCCCGTTCTGGGGATCGTGGGGCAACTCGACTACACCACCGCGACCGAGCTACGTGACCGGCTCACCACGCTCACCCTCCGGCCGGGCCAGCGCCTCGTCCTGGACCTGGAGGGCATGGATTTCTGCGACTCCAGCGGCCTCACCGCCCTGATCGCCGCGCGAAACCTCGCCCACGCCGCCCGGGCCGACGTCGCTCTCGTCGCCGTCCCTGCCAACACTCTGCGCGTTCTGCGCATCGTCGGCCTCGACCAGATCTTCCCGCTCCACCCCGACAGCGACGCCGCCACCCAGCCCTGA
- a CDS encoding alpha/beta fold hydrolase produces the protein MDVERRNNVTVTGNPQGPTVVLAHGFGCDQNMWRLTVPALVKDYRVVLFDYVGSGRADSSAFSEDRYASLDGYARDVVEVCDALDIHDAAFVGHSVSAMTGVLAAGMAPERIGALVMVAPSPRYIDDDGYRGGFSPEDIEELLASLESNYLGWSAAMAPVIMGNAERPELGEELTNSFCATDPDMARVFARTTFLSDSRDDLKSVNVPTLVLECTQDVIAPRDVGAFVHQSIPGSKLVTLDATGHCPHLSAPEATNEAITAFLASLR, from the coding sequence ATGGACGTCGAACGCAGGAACAACGTCACCGTCACCGGTAACCCGCAGGGGCCGACGGTCGTACTGGCTCACGGATTCGGCTGCGATCAGAACATGTGGCGACTCACGGTGCCTGCCCTGGTCAAGGACTACAGGGTGGTCCTATTCGACTACGTGGGTTCGGGCCGGGCGGATTCGTCTGCGTTCTCAGAGGACCGTTACGCCTCTCTGGATGGTTATGCCCGAGATGTTGTAGAAGTGTGCGACGCGCTCGACATACACGATGCCGCCTTCGTGGGGCACTCGGTCAGCGCGATGACAGGGGTGCTGGCCGCCGGCATGGCTCCGGAGCGTATCGGGGCGCTGGTGATGGTCGCTCCGTCTCCGCGGTACATCGACGACGACGGCTACCGCGGCGGGTTCAGCCCCGAGGACATCGAGGAACTGCTGGCGTCACTCGAGTCGAACTACCTCGGCTGGTCGGCGGCGATGGCACCGGTGATCATGGGCAATGCGGAGCGGCCCGAACTTGGTGAGGAGCTGACGAACAGCTTCTGCGCCACCGACCCTGACATGGCACGGGTTTTCGCCCGAACCACTTTCCTGTCGGACTCGCGGGACGATCTGAAAAGTGTGAATGTGCCCACACTGGTGCTGGAATGCACCCAAGACGTCATTGCCCCCCGAGATGTCGGCGCCTTCGTCCACCAGTCGATTCCCGGCTCGAAATTGGTCACGCTCGATGCGACCGGGCACTGCCCGCATCTGTCGGCGCCCGAAGCCACCAACGAGGCGATCACCGCATTCCTGGCGTCCTTGCGGTGA
- a CDS encoding DUF2530 domain-containing protein: MAKWTPRHEAPEPLEGPIVATITGGTILWFVMFVVQVPFYGWFADRDLTWWVWTCLAGAGLGLIGIWYVRGREAAIKRARAAEASGAAGPREPGAPA; encoded by the coding sequence ATGGCGAAATGGACCCCCCGGCACGAGGCACCCGAACCCCTTGAGGGACCGATCGTCGCCACCATCACCGGCGGCACGATCCTGTGGTTCGTGATGTTCGTCGTCCAGGTCCCCTTCTACGGCTGGTTCGCCGACCGCGACCTGACCTGGTGGGTGTGGACCTGCCTGGCCGGCGCGGGTCTCGGGCTCATCGGCATCTGGTACGTCCGCGGCCGGGAGGCCGCGATCAAGCGCGCCAGGGCCGCAGAGGCGTCCGGCGCCGCCGGGCCCCGGGAACCGGGCGCGCCCGCGTAG